In the genome of Myxococcus stipitatus, one region contains:
- a CDS encoding N-acetylmuramoyl-L-alanine amidase, whose product MFNPIKRFVNNTLLRPLKDEPRPEPKPTPTPGASPSPRPDTFEPSKKSPTPSPSPGTPPPGYGTGTAPKGPAPLTPPSTDPSNPTPEMQVRPAKSDRYNDRPAGADIDTIVLHHTADGSDRNSLTTLTGDTDGQGVFKKGEQWLKDKKNGKVSAHYMIGKDGTIFQLVGDQKRAWHAGDGDLRGDGKDVNDRSIGIEIVNEGDGKDGYTEAQYKALEKLVPYLAKRYDVPSGNVVGHKETNPQKKDPSENFDFGRIIRATEKKIQ is encoded by the coding sequence ATGTTCAACCCCATCAAGCGCTTCGTGAACAACACCCTCCTGCGTCCGCTCAAGGATGAGCCGCGACCGGAGCCGAAGCCGACACCGACGCCTGGTGCATCTCCTTCTCCGCGTCCCGACACCTTCGAGCCTTCGAAGAAGAGCCCCACGCCCTCTCCGAGCCCGGGCACGCCTCCTCCGGGCTACGGCACCGGGACGGCGCCCAAGGGCCCGGCGCCGCTGACGCCTCCGTCCACCGACCCTTCCAACCCGACGCCGGAGATGCAGGTGCGTCCCGCGAAGTCGGACCGCTACAACGACCGGCCCGCCGGTGCGGACATCGACACCATCGTCCTCCACCACACCGCCGACGGCTCCGACCGGAACAGCCTCACGACGCTCACCGGAGACACGGACGGGCAGGGTGTCTTCAAGAAGGGCGAGCAGTGGTTGAAGGACAAGAAGAACGGCAAGGTCAGCGCGCACTACATGATTGGCAAGGACGGGACCATCTTCCAGCTCGTCGGCGACCAGAAGCGCGCCTGGCATGCGGGAGACGGCGACCTGCGCGGTGACGGCAAGGATGTGAACGACCGTTCCATCGGCATCGAGATCGTCAACGAGGGCGACGGCAAGGACGGCTACACCGAGGCCCAGTACAAGGCGCTCGAGAAGCTCGTGCCGTACCTGGCCAAGCGCTACGACGTCCCCTCGGGCAACGTCGTGGGCCACAAGGAGACGAACCCGCAGAAGAAGGACCCGTCGGAGAACTTCGACTTCGGCCGCATCATCCGCGCCACCGAGAAGAAGATTCAGTGA
- a CDS encoding SMI1/KNR4 family protein, whose translation MTTRYRLYRGKEHCGIDVVGDRVSVSTRHGEETFACRTNREALTQARALVAARLSEGFAYVQRPQDPDAPRMQPTSLGALREHFQEHGPESFAEALSRGNTWLAELKSAGHSAALEAEFGECEQAVVQGRPVEPALLEQVERELGFALPPSYRDFLSRVGSVSFLNAWWDATTPPEMLVSHSRSLMDRSHDFAWRASALFRGIESPRLLRVCDHHNGDDWFYVCDFRDAAGEAPLYLGFHEDSELYQGPDPRELLAGAAPRKPAPRFARFEQWLSERVDLMIDEVQARIQARRTQRKS comes from the coding sequence ATGACGACGCGTTATCGGCTCTACCGAGGCAAGGAACACTGTGGCATCGACGTGGTGGGTGACCGCGTCAGCGTCAGCACCCGCCACGGCGAGGAGACCTTCGCCTGCCGCACGAACCGCGAGGCGCTCACGCAGGCCCGAGCGCTCGTCGCGGCACGGCTCTCCGAGGGATTCGCCTACGTCCAACGCCCCCAGGACCCGGATGCACCTCGGATGCAGCCCACTTCGCTGGGGGCGCTCAGGGAGCACTTCCAGGAGCACGGCCCGGAGTCCTTCGCCGAGGCCCTCTCCCGTGGAAACACCTGGCTCGCCGAGCTGAAGTCGGCGGGACACTCCGCCGCGCTGGAGGCGGAGTTCGGCGAGTGTGAGCAGGCGGTGGTGCAGGGCCGTCCCGTCGAGCCGGCCTTGCTCGAGCAAGTCGAGCGCGAGCTCGGCTTCGCGCTTCCTCCGTCCTACCGCGACTTCCTGTCACGGGTGGGGAGCGTGTCGTTCCTGAACGCGTGGTGGGATGCGACGACTCCGCCCGAGATGCTGGTCTCGCACTCCCGCTCGCTGATGGACCGGAGTCATGACTTCGCCTGGCGGGCGAGTGCGCTGTTCCGTGGCATCGAGTCGCCTCGCCTGCTGCGAGTCTGCGACCACCACAATGGCGATGACTGGTTCTACGTCTGTGACTTCCGGGATGCCGCGGGCGAAGCGCCGCTCTACCTGGGGTTTCACGAAGACTCGGAGCTGTATCAAGGCCCTGACCCGCGCGAGCTGTTGGCGGGGGCTGCGCCGCGCAAGCCCGCTCCACGGTTCGCGCGCTTCGAGCAATGGCTCAGCGAGCGCGTGGACCTGATGATTGACGAGGTGCAGGCGCGCATCCAGGCGCGGAGGACGCAGCGGAAGTCGTGA